The Chryseobacterium phocaeense genome includes the window AAGAAGGAACTGCTGCCCGCTTTTTGAAACCCTGAAATTGTCTTTGTCGATAACCAGATCACCAATTTCAATCAGCTTGGCATTATCTGAAACCTGAGACGTCAGCTGAAGTAAAGCATTTACTTTAGAGATCAGAATCTTCGGTTTGATGAGCTTTACGATGTAATCATTAGCTCCGGCCTGGAATCCTGCCAGCTGAGAAAATTCCTCGCTTCTTGCGGAAAGAAAAACAATCAGTGTTTTCTGAAGTTCTTTTACTTTACGAAGCTCCTGACATGTTTCGATCCCGTCTTTTTCAGGCATCATCACATCCAGAAGGATCAGATCAGGGACAATTTCTTTGGCTTTATCTATCCCTTCGCTGCCGTTTGTAGCGGTATAAATATCGTAGCCTTCTTTTTCCAGGTTGTAAGACAGAATCTCTAAAATATCCAGTTCGTCGTCTATTAAGAGTATTTTCTTTTGGTTCATTTTAAATTTTTACTGAGTCAAAGTTAATAAATTTTAAAGCACAGATGAACAAATGTATTATCGTTCACATAAAGTTAACAATAATATCCTTTTCTTAATGTTTAGTTAAAAAAAAATTAAAATTCGCTAAACCACTTACCCCACGAAACTTTTATTCCTTTGCACCGAAAGAATCTAGTAACAAAGTAAGTAAGATAATGAAAATTAATAAACTTAGCATTGCGGTCGTATTTTTATCCGGATCCATGTTTTACGCTCAAGAAACGAAGCAGGACACGATCATTAAGGAGAAAAAAATTGACGGTGTAGTAATCCAGGGAAGCAGCAACAAGAAAACTGAAACTGCAGTATTAGGAGAACAAAAAAAAGCCGTTATTCAAAAGCAGGCTGTAAGTGCTGAAGAGATTTCCAGAAAAGGGATCTCGAACGTGGAACAGGGACTTACGAAAGTGACGGGAATCACTACCGTAGAAGGAAGAGGACTTTTCGTAAGAGGACTGGAAGAGCGATACAATTATTTATTGATTAACGGTCTCGGATCTCCTTCCAACAACCCTTTCCAGAAGATTATTGCCCTGAAGCAGTTCCCTACTGACGTTGTAGGAAAACTGAACATCTACAAAACCTTCAACTCCAACCTGTACGGAGATTTTGCGGGAGCTACTTTTGATATTGAAACCCTTACCATTGACAAGCCTTTTACCAAGGTGGAATTCAGTGTGGGTGTGAATACTTTGAGTACGTTCAGGGATAATTTTAAAGTGGCGGAGGGCGCAGATGGAATCAATGGATATCTTGGACTAAACTCCAGAGACAGAAGACTTCCTAATGAGGTGAGAGATTCCAGACCAAGCAATTACAGGTTTACATCTAATGAATCATTAAATTCCTTTAAAGATTCCTGGAATGTTAACAATGTAAAGGCATTGCCGAATACAAGTATCGGATTCACTACGGTACAGAAAACAAAAATAGGCGAAACAGGGAATTTAGGAATTTTATTTTCCTTAAATCAGGGTAGTAAATTTCAGTACAAAGAAGGTATGAATAACCAATACAGAACATTGGACAAGACTTCTATTGTAAACATGAACTTCCTAACCCGTAAGCAGTATAATTACGAAACAGAATCTTCAGCATTGCTAGGTTTGGCTTATAAAAACAAGGGCACAAACATTAACTTAAATGCTATTTATCTTCAGAATGCATCTAATATTATTGAGGATAACTTCGGATATAAAGATCAGCAGACACAAAATAAAAACTCCGGATTCTTCAGAACCAATCAATTGGATATTTCCAGGTTCTTAGACTTACAGCTATCTGCTTCACAAAAAATAACAGAAAGACATCAGGTAAAGGGAGGTATAAGTTATGTTATCAATAACTATAGCCAACCAGACCGTAAAATTCTAGAAGGAAACAGAACCAATCCTGAAAACGGAGCTTTGCTTCCTGATGGTTATGTACAGATGCGTTACGGAGGAAATAACCTTATCCGTCAATATCTGGATGTAGATTCAAGGTTTTACGGATCTGCCTACGCAGAATATCAATTATTTTTAGGGGAAAAAGGAGACAGAAAAGATTTCCCTATTCAGATTGCATTAGGATATAATGGTTTTTCTGATTTCAGAAAAAATTCATACCGATTTATATTTGGACGTCCAAACTCTGGTTTCGACAATCCGGTATTTGTAACCAATATAGATCAACCTCAGGCTACGTTTGACCAGGCTGTTTCTGCAGGTCATATGGCTTATTATGAAGGCTCTGATACTTCTCAGTATTATTCAAGTATTTATCAGATCGTTAATGGAGGTTATGCCAATATTAATTTTAAGCCGAATGATTCGTGGGATATTTTACTTGGGGCCCGTTATGAGAAAGACATGACCCTCATCAGATATTATCCAACCCTTGGTGCTGATAGAAAAAGAAATCTGGATAAAACAAGAGATCTGTTCCTGCCGTCATTATCCATTAAGAAAGCGCTTAACAATAAAAATAATTTAAGGTTCTCATTCAGTAAGACAGTTACAAGACCTATCCTTATTGAAACCATGCCAATTGAGTATATCAGCCCGGATAACGTTACGATAAGAGGTAATGAAAATATCCAATCCAGCGACAACTACAATTTTGACCTTAAATGGGAATACTTCCCTACCAACAAAGAAATGTTTGCTGTTAACGTATTCGCTAAAAGAATTGATAATGCAATCGAAAGGTCTTTGGCTGCTTCAGCAAATGCGACCGGTTCAACCATCACGTTCTTCAATGCTAAGAAAGCAGATATAATCGGGATAGAGTTGGAA containing:
- a CDS encoding response regulator transcription factor; this encodes MNQKKILLIDDELDILEILSYNLEKEGYDIYTATNGSEGIDKAKEIVPDLILLDVMMPEKDGIETCQELRKVKELQKTLIVFLSARSEEFSQLAGFQAGANDYIVKLIKPKILISKVNALLQLTSQVSDNAKLIEIGDLVIDKDNFRVSKSGQQFLLPKKEFDLLYLLASNTEKVFKREEILEKVWGNDVIVGERTIDVHIRRLREKLGINTIQTLKGIGYKLIV
- a CDS encoding TonB-dependent receptor plug domain-containing protein — encoded protein: MKINKLSIAVVFLSGSMFYAQETKQDTIIKEKKIDGVVIQGSSNKKTETAVLGEQKKAVIQKQAVSAEEISRKGISNVEQGLTKVTGITTVEGRGLFVRGLEERYNYLLINGLGSPSNNPFQKIIALKQFPTDVVGKLNIYKTFNSNLYGDFAGATFDIETLTIDKPFTKVEFSVGVNTLSTFRDNFKVAEGADGINGYLGLNSRDRRLPNEVRDSRPSNYRFTSNESLNSFKDSWNVNNVKALPNTSIGFTTVQKTKIGETGNLGILFSLNQGSKFQYKEGMNNQYRTLDKTSIVNMNFLTRKQYNYETESSALLGLAYKNKGTNINLNAIYLQNASNIIEDNFGYKDQQTQNKNSGFFRTNQLDISRFLDLQLSASQKITERHQVKGGISYVINNYSQPDRKILEGNRTNPENGALLPDGYVQMRYGGNNLIRQYLDVDSRFYGSAYAEYQLFLGEKGDRKDFPIQIALGYNGFSDFRKNSYRFIFGRPNSGFDNPVFVTNIDQPQATFDQAVSAGHMAYYEGSDTSQYYSSIYQIVNGGYANINFKPNDSWDILLGARYEKDMTLIRYYPTLGADRKRNLDKTRDLFLPSLSIKKALNNKNNLRFSFSKTVTRPILIETMPIEYISPDNVTIRGNENIQSSDNYNFDLKWEYFPTNKEMFAVNVFAKRIDNAIERSLAASANATGSTITFFNAKKADIIGIELEGILGLGRISESLRNFTLGANATFLYSDVERSQDQLDMEEPTWFKTSGEKLRKRGLQGAAPYTINADLKYEFKNSNNLAQTFSLVYNVSGSKIYATGGGGTDNYYEKPFHQLDFVYQNQLTKNWNVKFGVQNIFNNKYRILLGDKNYAPLNLEENNKTLTDYYRGVTFNLTVGYTF